Proteins found in one Mustela lutreola isolate mMusLut2 chromosome 10, mMusLut2.pri, whole genome shotgun sequence genomic segment:
- the LOC131810212 gene encoding piggyBac transposable element-derived protein 5-like has translation MAQVGGSARRRAPALLEAARARYKSLHIWDDVFGESGPDSGGNPFYSTSGASRSSLAASSDAEHERPGPPLPPDAPRSAGVRRGRGQHGLECHAAGPPAPALRGHWRITC, from the exons ATGGCCCAGGTCGGCGGGAGCGCGCGGAGGAGGGCGCCGGCGCTGCTCGAGGCGGCCCGCGCGCGCTACAAGAGCCTGCACATCTGGGACGACGTGTTCGGCGAGTCCGGCCCGGACAGCGGCGGGAACCCCTTCTACAGCACGTCCGGCGCCTCGCGCTCCTCCTTGGCCGCCTCCTCGGACGCCGAACACGAGCGCCCCGGCCCCCCGCTGCCTCCCGACGCCCCCCGAAGCGCAGGAGTCCGACGAGGACGAGGCCAGCACGGGTTGGAGTGCCACGCTGCGGGACCGCCCGCCCCTGCGCTTCGTGGACACTGGCG GATCACTTGCTGA